One stretch of Daphnia pulicaria isolate SC F1-1A chromosome 8, SC_F0-13Bv2, whole genome shotgun sequence DNA includes these proteins:
- the LOC124311840 gene encoding GTP-binding protein Rheb-like, with protein sequence MPPQRKQRKIAIMGYRSVGKSSLTIQFVENQFVDSYDPTIENTFTKPWKVRGQDFELKLVDTAGQDEYAIFPAQHSMDMHGYVLVYSITSVQSFELLQVLLEKIMDMTGKITIPLVIVGNKTDLHRERVVSTEEGKRLADTWKASFYEVSARSHESVCEIFNRLITEMEKADSSNGNEKSSCVLS encoded by the exons ATGCCACCTCAAAGAAAACAGAGGAAGATTGCAATTATGGGCTACCGCTCAGTTG GAAAATCTTCACTGACCATCCAATTtgttgaaaatcaatttgttgaTTCTTATGACCCTACAATTGAAAACA CCTTCACCAAACCATGGAAAGTAAGAGGGCAAGATTTTGAGCTAAAGTTGGTGGATACTGCTGGTCAAGATGAATATGCTATTTTCCCAGCTCAACATTCAATGGACATGCATGGTTATGTACTTGTATATTCCATTACTTCAGTTCAAAGCTTTGAGCTGTTACAAGTTTTGCTAGAAAAGATTATGGATATGACTGGTAAAATCAC AATACCTCTTGTTATTGTTGGTAATAAAACAGACCTTCACCGTGAAAGAGTAGTCAGCACAGAAGAGGGCAAAAGGCTTGCCGACACTTGGAAAGCCTCATTTTATGAAGTTTCTGCTAGGTCACACGAG TCTGTCTGCGAAATTTTTAACCGACTGATAACGGAAATGGAGAAAGCAGATAGCAGTAATGGAAACGAAAAGAGCAGTTGTGTTCTGTCCTGA